One genomic segment of Burkholderiaceae bacterium includes these proteins:
- a CDS encoding IS5 family transposase: MSTPPDRSAVKFDLFADAARKRKIEALGDPLQLIARHIDFDHLTQVIDDLLPRGDGRKGGRPPYPTSVMVRILVLKYLNQLSDEQVEYQLLDRMSYQRFCLLEDSATIPDRNTVWHYQQRLGADGVTALFQAVDGQLLGHGFIARCGQIIDATLVPAPIQHFTKDEKEQLAQGKTPEDWSDAKRRQKDLDATHTKKHGKSYHGYKLSINVDVKHKFIRKIATGTASEHDSRHFDEVLDEHNTSRDVYADKGYPSARRSEMLQVLGWREHIQRKAQKSKPLSACQKKRNTRIARIRARVEHPFAQMRHMGGKLIRTIGQVRAAVAMTMMAACYNLKRLARFLEDGVDAFYKGGPSKSEVRLQGINA; encoded by the coding sequence ATGAGCACACCTCCCGACCGCAGCGCCGTCAAGTTCGACCTGTTTGCCGATGCCGCGCGCAAGCGCAAGATCGAAGCGCTGGGCGATCCGCTGCAGCTCATTGCCCGGCACATTGACTTTGACCACCTCACGCAGGTCATCGATGACCTGCTGCCCCGGGGAGACGGACGCAAGGGCGGACGCCCGCCGTACCCCACATCCGTCATGGTGCGCATCCTGGTCTTGAAGTACCTGAACCAACTGAGCGACGAGCAGGTGGAATACCAACTACTCGACCGCATGAGCTACCAGCGCTTTTGCTTGCTGGAGGACAGCGCCACCATCCCCGACCGCAATACCGTCTGGCATTACCAGCAGCGCCTGGGCGCCGATGGTGTGACGGCCTTGTTCCAGGCGGTCGATGGCCAGTTGCTGGGCCACGGGTTCATTGCACGCTGCGGGCAGATCATCGACGCCACCCTGGTGCCCGCGCCCATCCAGCACTTCACCAAGGATGAGAAAGAGCAGTTGGCCCAGGGCAAGACCCCCGAGGACTGGAGCGATGCCAAGCGCCGGCAAAAAGACCTGGACGCCACCCATACCAAGAAACACGGCAAGAGTTACCACGGCTACAAGCTGAGCATCAATGTAGACGTCAAGCACAAGTTCATCCGCAAGATCGCCACCGGCACGGCCAGCGAGCACGACAGCAGGCACTTCGATGAGGTGCTCGACGAGCACAACACCAGCCGGGATGTCTATGCCGACAAGGGCTACCCGAGCGCACGGCGCAGCGAAATGCTCCAGGTGCTGGGCTGGCGGGAGCATATCCAGCGCAAGGCCCAGAAGAGCAAGCCCCTGAGCGCATGCCAGAAGAAGCGCAACACGCGCATTGCCAGGATCCGTGCCCGAGTGGAGCACCCCTTTGCCCAAATGCGCCACATGGGCGGCAAGCTCATTCGCACCATCGGCCAGGTGCGCGCTGCGGTGGCCATGACCATGATGGCGGCCTGCTACAACCTCAAGCGCCTGGCCAGGTTCCTCGAAGATGGGGTGGATGCGTTCTACAAGGGCGGGCCATCAAAGAGCGAGGTGCGCCTGCAGGGGATCAATGCGTGA
- a CDS encoding prepilin-type N-terminal cleavage/methylation domain-containing protein — MPWLPLPSGERGRQRLQPTQRGFSLLEILVAFAIAAMALGMLYRVSGNNARQAGVLARHEHAMGFAQSLLAAYQTVPAQGLNEAGQAAGFGWQVASRPYPTPVNSADPQAARLHQIVIDVSWLDGTVQRTFELTSLRPERRPPRGGVVP; from the coding sequence ATGCCTTGGCTCCCTCTCCCCTCTGGGGAGAGGGGCCGGCAGCGCCTCCAGCCCACGCAGCGCGGCTTTTCCCTGCTCGAAATCCTGGTCGCCTTCGCCATCGCCGCCATGGCCCTGGGCATGCTCTACCGCGTCAGCGGCAACAACGCCCGCCAGGCCGGCGTGCTGGCCCGGCACGAACATGCCATGGGGTTTGCCCAATCGCTGCTGGCCGCCTACCAGACCGTGCCCGCCCAGGGCCTCAACGAAGCCGGCCAAGCCGCCGGCTTCGGCTGGCAAGTCGCCAGCCGCCCCTATCCCACCCCCGTCAACAGCGCCGATCCCCAGGCCGCCCGCCTGCACCAAATCGTCATCGACGTCTCCTGGCTCGACGGCACCGTCCAGCGCACGTTCGAGCTCACCAGCCTGCGGCCCGAGCGCCGCCCGCCGCGCGGGGGCGTCGTCCCATGA
- a CDS encoding prepilin-type N-terminal cleavage/methylation domain-containing protein, which translates to MKSAPASPAPRGFTLVEVLIALVLLAMLMLVLTSALRSMGQVEQRVEQRIEAADDYRLASTLLQDVLGRVSARRHQQLSADRPVQVPFFQAGPAELSWIGIMPARYSLGGRHYLHLGLEPGEGGSRLVLRYAPWSGAPGFDAWGQAPGRVLAWPVSAFSLSYQDPYSGQWSPVWPPPGVPANALPPTMLPAAVQIQIEGPQPPWPPLVISLLATRTSDPSATGGSFGGRN; encoded by the coding sequence ATGAAGTCCGCGCCCGCATCCCCGGCGCCGCGCGGCTTCACCCTGGTCGAGGTGCTGATTGCGCTGGTGCTGCTGGCCATGCTCATGCTGGTGCTCACCAGCGCGCTGCGCTCCATGGGCCAGGTCGAGCAGCGCGTCGAGCAGCGCATCGAAGCCGCCGACGACTACCGCCTGGCCAGCACCCTGCTGCAGGACGTGCTGGGCCGCGTATCCGCGCGCCGCCACCAGCAGCTCAGCGCCGACAGGCCCGTCCAGGTGCCGTTCTTCCAGGCCGGCCCGGCCGAGCTGTCCTGGATCGGCATCATGCCCGCGCGCTACAGCCTCGGCGGGCGCCACTACCTGCACCTGGGCCTGGAGCCAGGCGAGGGCGGCTCCCGCCTCGTGCTGCGCTACGCCCCCTGGAGCGGCGCCCCCGGCTTCGACGCCTGGGGCCAGGCGCCCGGGCGCGTGCTGGCCTGGCCCGTCAGCGCCTTTTCACTCAGCTACCAGGACCCCTACAGCGGCCAATGGAGCCCCGTCTGGCCCCCGCCCGGTGTTCCCGCCAACGCCCTGCCGCCCACCATGCTGCCCGCCGCCGTCCAAATCCAGATCGAAGGGCCGCAGCCCCCCTGGCCGCCCCTCGTCATCAGCCTGCTGGCCACCCGCACCAGCGACCCCAGCGCCACCGGAGGCTCCTTTGGTGGCCGCAATTGA
- a CDS encoding type II secretion system F family protein, with translation MPEFAWRAAQADGQLIEGRSQAAAADAVLRQLRERGLTPLKVESAAAAAGVTVGGRVRRVDKGPVNRADVLAFTSELSIMLRAGLALDNALRVLIEMSAKPRVQQLLQGVLEDVKGGATFSRALAKHDKLFGDFYLNMVRSGEASGQMSEVLARLVAHMDRLRALRESVISATLYPAILLGVAALSLAGMLGFVVPQFEKLFKGMGDALPLPTRFVMALGQGFRHYGLLIGIAALLFGWLAWRWFRSPSGRAWWQARVLGLPVIGPLLYKYDLTLFARSLGTLLGNGVPLLTGLHIATETVGNANLRAPLAKMAPMVKEGARMVRAMEATQVFEPLAINLIRVGEETGRIGPMMNELADVLDREVETGIKRALTLLEPILILVLGALIAAIIVSILLGILSINDLAG, from the coding sequence ATGCCTGAGTTCGCATGGCGCGCCGCCCAGGCCGACGGGCAGCTGATCGAAGGCCGCAGCCAGGCGGCGGCCGCCGACGCCGTGCTGCGCCAGCTGCGCGAGCGGGGCCTGACGCCGCTCAAGGTCGAGAGCGCGGCCGCCGCGGCCGGCGTCACCGTGGGCGGGCGCGTGCGGCGCGTGGACAAGGGGCCGGTCAACCGGGCTGATGTGCTGGCCTTCACCAGCGAGCTGTCCATCATGCTGCGCGCCGGCCTGGCGCTGGACAACGCGCTGCGCGTGCTGATCGAGATGAGCGCCAAGCCGCGCGTGCAACAGTTGCTGCAGGGCGTGCTGGAGGACGTCAAGGGCGGCGCCACCTTCTCGCGCGCCCTGGCCAAGCACGACAAGCTGTTTGGCGACTTCTACCTCAACATGGTGCGCTCGGGCGAGGCCAGCGGCCAGATGTCCGAGGTGCTGGCCCGCCTGGTCGCGCACATGGATCGTTTGCGCGCCCTGCGCGAAAGCGTCATCTCCGCCACCCTGTATCCCGCCATCCTGCTGGGCGTGGCCGCGCTCTCGCTGGCCGGCATGCTCGGCTTCGTCGTGCCCCAGTTCGAAAAGCTCTTCAAGGGTATGGGCGACGCGCTGCCCCTGCCCACCCGTTTCGTCATGGCCCTGGGCCAGGGTTTTCGGCACTACGGCCTACTCATCGGCATCGCCGCCCTGCTGTTTGGCTGGCTGGCCTGGCGCTGGTTTCGCTCGCCCTCGGGTCGTGCCTGGTGGCAGGCGCGCGTGCTCGGGCTGCCCGTCATCGGGCCGCTGCTCTACAAATACGATCTGACCCTGTTCGCCCGCTCGCTGGGCACCCTGCTGGGCAACGGCGTGCCGCTGCTGACTGGCCTGCACATCGCCACCGAGACCGTGGGCAACGCCAACCTGCGCGCGCCCCTGGCCAAGATGGCGCCGATGGTCAAGGAAGGCGCGCGCATGGTGCGCGCCATGGAGGCCACGCAGGTGTTTGAACCTTTGGCCATCAACCTGATCCGAGTGGGCGAGGAAACCGGCCGCATCGGCCCCATGATGAACGAGTTGGCCGACGTGCTCGACCGCGAGGTCGAAACCGGCATCAAGCGGGCGCTCACCCTGCTGGAGCCCATTCTCATCCTGGTGCTGGGTGCGCTCATCGCGGCCATCATCGTCTCCATCCTGCTCGGTATTTTGTCCATCAACGACCTGGCGGGCTGA
- a CDS encoding peptidyl-prolyl cis-trans isomerase, producing the protein MHHANRNPQPFLQARPGHAWAAPLLALSLWLPVGAALAQPAAAPAADAVVASGPAGGVTAAQLEAAVNELVPERERETFWATPASVHRFARSLYVQHALAAQARQARLDQTPEGAALMALRQEQALMELSLRRAVSGVLPDDEALKRYARSEYQAKPDRYTQPEEVRARHILLAVAKDGSDDDAVKARAQALRAQVLKGADFAKLAAENSTDKTNAERGGELGFFARGKMVKSFEDAAFGLAKPGDVSEPVRTPFGYHIIQLEERKAARLKPFDEVYPLIREEVRNTVTARERGRVWEAEDRNAQVQEPALQAVMGHHVKLIPLSGGAKH; encoded by the coding sequence ATGCACCACGCCAACCGCAATCCGCAACCCTTTCTTCAAGCCCGGCCGGGCCACGCCTGGGCCGCGCCCCTGCTGGCGCTGAGCCTGTGGCTGCCGGTGGGCGCGGCCTTGGCACAGCCGGCCGCCGCACCCGCCGCCGATGCCGTGGTGGCCAGCGGCCCGGCCGGGGGCGTCACCGCCGCCCAACTGGAGGCCGCTGTCAACGAGTTGGTGCCCGAGCGCGAGCGCGAAACCTTCTGGGCCACCCCGGCCTCGGTCCATCGCTTTGCACGCAGCCTGTACGTGCAGCACGCCCTGGCGGCCCAGGCGCGCCAGGCCAGGCTGGACCAGACCCCCGAAGGCGCCGCCCTGATGGCCCTCAGGCAAGAGCAGGCGCTGATGGAGTTGAGCCTGCGGCGCGCCGTGAGCGGCGTGCTGCCCGATGACGAGGCGCTCAAGCGCTACGCCCGCTCCGAATACCAGGCCAAGCCCGACCGCTACACCCAGCCCGAGGAGGTGCGCGCGCGCCACATTCTGCTGGCGGTGGCCAAGGACGGCAGCGACGACGACGCCGTCAAGGCCCGCGCCCAGGCGCTGCGCGCCCAGGTGCTGAAAGGCGCCGACTTTGCCAAGCTGGCGGCCGAGAACTCCACCGACAAGACCAACGCCGAGCGCGGTGGCGAGCTGGGGTTTTTTGCCCGCGGCAAGATGGTCAAGTCGTTTGAGGATGCCGCTTTCGGCCTGGCCAAGCCGGGCGACGTGAGCGAGCCGGTGCGCACGCCGTTTGGCTATCACATCATCCAGCTCGAAGAGCGCAAGGCCGCCAGGCTGAAGCCTTTTGACGAGGTCTACCCCCTCATTCGCGAGGAGGTGCGCAACACCGTGACGGCGCGCGAGCGCGGCCGCGTGTGGGAGGCCGAAGACCGGAACGCCCAGGTGCAGGAGCCGGCGCTGCAGGCCGTGATGGGGCATCACGTCAAGCTGATCCCCTTGTCTGGCGGCGCCAAGCACTGA
- a CDS encoding general secretion pathway protein GspK, with protein sequence MAPPRPRPVAAPRGMALVAVLWIVAALSILVIGVSTTVRQQIQLVGLQRDAATGQALGEAANALVLQQLQATRNRPAAATTVTVDYAGLSIQVQLMPLGGLIALNGITPDQMAAVLQFAGGLPAGPARDLAGTVVDWGNGRFQGDPAGAALARAAPRQFEAVEDLMLVPGFDYGLYARVAPLLSADLDAGTRVNPAAAPPDVLLVLAQGNAGAVAQYQAQLAGGQPGANTTGFSPQLLGSAGASPFYRLSARVPLDAGKILTLTQDVALGPEYSPTAPWRLMRTDRQIAQAAR encoded by the coding sequence ATGGCGCCCCCCCGTCCGCGGCCCGTCGCCGCCCCGCGCGGCATGGCCCTGGTGGCCGTGCTCTGGATCGTGGCCGCGCTCAGCATCCTGGTCATTGGCGTCAGCACCACCGTGCGCCAGCAAATCCAATTGGTCGGCCTCCAGCGCGACGCCGCCACCGGCCAGGCCCTGGGCGAAGCCGCCAACGCCCTCGTGCTGCAGCAATTGCAGGCCACGCGCAACCGGCCCGCCGCCGCCACCACCGTCACCGTCGACTACGCCGGGCTGTCCATCCAGGTGCAGCTCATGCCCCTCGGCGGCCTGATCGCCCTCAACGGCATCACCCCCGACCAGATGGCCGCCGTGCTCCAGTTTGCCGGCGGCCTGCCCGCCGGCCCCGCCCGCGACCTGGCCGGCACCGTCGTCGACTGGGGCAACGGGCGCTTCCAGGGCGACCCCGCCGGCGCCGCCCTGGCCCGCGCCGCCCCGCGCCAGTTCGAGGCCGTCGAAGACCTCATGCTCGTGCCCGGCTTCGACTACGGGCTCTACGCCCGCGTCGCCCCCTTGCTCAGCGCCGACCTCGACGCCGGCACCCGCGTCAACCCCGCCGCCGCCCCCCCCGACGTCCTGCTCGTGCTCGCCCAGGGCAACGCCGGCGCCGTGGCTCAATACCAGGCCCAGCTCGCCGGCGGGCAGCCCGGCGCCAACACCACCGGCTTCAGCCCCCAGCTCCTCGGCAGCGCCGGCGCCTCGCCTTTTTACCGCCTCAGCGCCCGGGTGCCTCTGGATGCAGGCAAAATACTCACCCTGACCCAGGACGTGGCCTTGGGGCCTGAATACTCGCCCACGGCGCCCTGGCGCCTGATGCGCACCGACCGCCAGATCGCGCAAGCCGCCCGCTGA
- a CDS encoding PilN domain-containing protein, with product MTAAQPDIPRFFGLQPAQWPHQWRAAGALLLDWPLLRRLVPQVPVQLHQADGRASTWLLAHGQAQPTPAPVADDAVQALELPAALWLDRRLTLPPLAPAELAQAVQLEVAAASPFAAGQTISGYSARRLDPQRIQVDIAITSRQQLESLATRFSTVTQPEIWALPPAATTAAPTPALTPIVLRGFGEGARERRVRQGLIRRLLLLALALALLLALVLTPTILLRGRAQQASQAFAALQKDSAPQQAQREALTQQLDHLRLIQQQFNAQLALPPVLDMLTRTLPDDAWLSVLRVEGVKVVLNGQADDAAALVQRLGAQPGVHDVRLASPATRPVGADKETFIIELKLDARRYGPILGPEGAAS from the coding sequence ATGACCGCTGCCCAACCCGACATACCCCGCTTCTTCGGCCTCCAGCCCGCCCAATGGCCCCACCAATGGCGGGCCGCTGGCGCCCTGCTGCTGGACTGGCCCCTGCTGCGCCGGCTGGTGCCCCAGGTCCCCGTGCAACTGCACCAGGCCGACGGCCGCGCCAGCACCTGGCTGCTGGCCCACGGCCAGGCGCAGCCCACCCCCGCCCCCGTGGCCGACGACGCCGTGCAGGCACTGGAGCTGCCCGCCGCCCTCTGGCTCGACCGCCGCCTCACCCTGCCGCCGCTGGCCCCCGCCGAGCTGGCGCAGGCCGTCCAGCTCGAAGTCGCCGCCGCCAGCCCCTTTGCCGCCGGGCAAACCATCTCCGGCTACAGCGCGCGGCGCCTCGACCCCCAGCGCATCCAGGTCGACATCGCCATCACTTCCCGCCAGCAACTCGAATCGCTGGCCACCCGTTTCAGCACCGTCACCCAGCCTGAAATCTGGGCCCTGCCACCCGCCGCCACCACGGCCGCCCCAACACCAGCCCTCACCCCCATCGTCCTGCGCGGCTTCGGCGAAGGCGCGCGCGAACGCCGCGTGCGCCAGGGCCTCATCCGCCGCCTGCTGCTGCTGGCCCTGGCCCTGGCCCTGCTGCTCGCGCTCGTGCTCACCCCCACCATCCTGCTGCGCGGGCGCGCCCAGCAGGCCAGCCAGGCCTTTGCCGCCCTGCAAAAAGACAGCGCCCCGCAGCAGGCCCAGCGCGAGGCACTCACCCAGCAGCTCGACCACCTGCGCCTGATCCAGCAGCAATTCAACGCCCAACTGGCCTTGCCCCCCGTGCTCGACATGCTCACCCGCACCCTGCCCGACGACGCCTGGCTCTCCGTCCTGCGCGTCGAAGGCGTCAAAGTGGTGCTCAACGGCCAGGCCGACGACGCCGCCGCCCTCGTGCAGCGCCTGGGCGCCCAGCCCGGCGTGCACGACGTGCGCCTGGCCTCGCCCGCCACCCGCCCCGTCGGTGCCGACAAGGAGACCTTCATCATCGAACTCAAGCTCGACGCCAGGCGCTACGGCCCCATCCTGGGCCCCGAGGGCGCCGCCTCATGA
- a CDS encoding GspH/FimT family pseudopilin, whose protein sequence is MKNRVFRGLGRPPRRAAGFTLIELLVVIALMALMVGLIPIAFERLHESSQYRDTVRQVLADMRVARQQAQSQGVETRFTVDLRARSFGIDGGPRHTVPEPLAMRAVMAAEESTADGRLAIRFLPRGGASGGSVDLIRPSGSGVRLRVDWFSGRVEQEPIQP, encoded by the coding sequence ATGAAAAACAGAGTATTTCGAGGGCTTGGCCGGCCCCCGCGCCGCGCCGCCGGCTTCACCCTCATCGAGCTGCTCGTCGTCATCGCCCTGATGGCCCTGATGGTCGGCCTGATCCCCATCGCCTTCGAGCGCCTGCACGAATCCAGCCAGTACCGCGACACCGTGCGCCAGGTGCTCGCCGACATGCGCGTCGCGCGCCAGCAGGCGCAAAGCCAGGGCGTCGAAACCCGCTTCACCGTCGATCTGCGCGCCCGCAGCTTCGGCATCGACGGCGGCCCCCGGCACACCGTGCCCGAGCCCCTCGCCATGCGCGCCGTCATGGCCGCCGAGGAAAGCACCGCCGACGGCCGCCTGGCCATCCGCTTCCTGCCGCGCGGCGGCGCCTCCGGCGGCAGCGTCGACCTCATCCGCCCCTCCGGCAGCGGCGTGCGCCTGCGCGTCGACTGGTTCTCGGGCCGCGTCGAGCAGGAGCCGATCCAGCCATGA
- the gspD gene encoding type II secretion system secretin GspD yields the protein MPAMHRPSSSLSLLLLLGVLSACTQPGPLPGDAQPVATWTEPAPLPAQPASAPVPAAPATAASAASAASASEPVIIRGNDRLLAPPAVPVSRPAKGATTSLKFESAPAAEVVRVMLGELLKVDYVVHPPLNGTITLTTRGSVSADRALLLLESALQVNGIVMARDPRGTYHVGTPEALKGIVAAPVLAEPGKPLPPGYGTIIIPLEYLGAGEMAKILQPMVASDAIVRVDNLRNVLIMRGTRAEAEGWLDLVKTFDVNLLRGMSVGVFPLKYTSAAEIDNALRMLSGGTAAAAATGAATGTAPRAGTAAPAPAPQGAPGAAPALQGMGESSPLFGALRVIPIERINAVLVITPRAAYLDEVRYWIERFDQPNVNSTEPQLFVYKVQNGSADHLAELLNGIYGATTQTSTGFSGLTGVAPGLTSAGGYSNVNNSFASQFGSNRNQFGTGGTGGFGTGGTGGFGSSGGFGTGGFGGGGFGTGGGFGGGGFGGGGFAGAGGIGQQQGGARGPNVVTTTLAGNVRVMADRINNTLLIHASAAEYQRIAATLKRLDIQRAQVLIEASIVEVTLGDNLQYGLQWAFNGGLGRFDGLGVLGNPNPISSSSATPTPTAQTSDAFTYSLSNGSKVAAVLTALAKKSLVKVMSSPSLMVLDNHTAAFQVGDQVPINTGTTQSGAVTPYLTTNIQYKDTGVMLGVTPSVSAGDLVTLDINQMVTNIGPDSSSVATAGYPTFMQRQINSKVAVRSGETLVLGGLIKDSNSNGKSGLPILSSIPVLGALFGQHKNNTERTEMLVILTPRVLRSDEDARAVSRELRDRMQGLLGSGALGAALPAATTQP from the coding sequence ATGCCCGCCATGCACCGCCCTTCCTCCTCCCTGTCCCTGCTGCTGCTCCTGGGTGTCCTGTCGGCCTGCACCCAGCCCGGCCCGCTGCCTGGCGACGCCCAGCCCGTCGCCACCTGGACCGAGCCCGCTCCCCTGCCTGCGCAGCCGGCCAGCGCCCCCGTTCCCGCCGCGCCCGCCACGGCCGCCTCCGCGGCCTCCGCCGCGTCGGCCAGCGAGCCCGTCATCATCCGCGGCAACGACCGGCTGCTCGCCCCCCCCGCGGTGCCCGTCAGCCGCCCCGCCAAGGGCGCCACCACCAGCCTCAAGTTCGAATCCGCCCCCGCCGCCGAGGTGGTGCGCGTCATGCTGGGCGAGCTGCTCAAGGTCGACTACGTCGTTCACCCGCCGCTCAACGGCACCATCACCCTCACCACGCGCGGCAGCGTCAGCGCCGACCGCGCCCTGCTGCTGCTCGAATCCGCGCTCCAGGTCAACGGCATCGTCATGGCCCGCGACCCCCGCGGCACCTACCACGTCGGCACCCCCGAAGCCCTCAAGGGCATCGTTGCCGCCCCCGTGCTGGCCGAGCCCGGCAAACCCCTGCCGCCCGGCTACGGCACCATCATCATCCCGCTCGAATACCTGGGCGCCGGCGAGATGGCCAAAATCCTGCAGCCCATGGTCGCCTCCGACGCCATCGTCCGCGTCGACAACCTGCGCAACGTGCTCATCATGCGCGGCACCCGCGCCGAGGCCGAAGGCTGGCTCGACCTCGTCAAGACCTTCGACGTCAACCTCCTGCGCGGCATGTCCGTCGGCGTGTTCCCGCTCAAATACACCAGCGCCGCCGAGATCGACAACGCCCTGCGCATGCTCTCCGGCGGCACCGCCGCCGCTGCCGCCACGGGCGCCGCCACCGGCACCGCCCCGCGCGCCGGCACGGCCGCGCCCGCCCCGGCCCCGCAGGGCGCCCCCGGCGCCGCCCCCGCCCTGCAGGGCATGGGCGAATCCAGCCCCCTGTTCGGTGCCCTGCGCGTCATCCCCATCGAGCGCATCAACGCCGTGCTGGTCATCACCCCGCGCGCCGCCTACCTCGACGAAGTGCGCTACTGGATCGAGCGCTTCGACCAGCCCAACGTCAACAGCACCGAACCCCAACTGTTCGTCTACAAGGTGCAAAACGGCTCCGCCGACCACCTGGCCGAGCTGCTCAACGGCATCTACGGCGCCACCACCCAGACCAGCACCGGCTTCAGCGGCCTCACCGGCGTCGCCCCCGGCCTCACCAGCGCCGGCGGCTACAGCAACGTCAACAACAGCTTCGCCAGCCAGTTCGGCTCCAACCGCAACCAGTTCGGCACCGGCGGCACCGGCGGCTTCGGCACCGGCGGCACCGGCGGCTTCGGCTCCAGCGGGGGCTTCGGCACCGGCGGTTTTGGCGGCGGCGGCTTTGGCACCGGCGGCGGCTTCGGCGGCGGTGGTTTCGGCGGCGGCGGTTTCGCCGGCGCGGGCGGCATCGGCCAGCAGCAGGGCGGCGCGCGCGGCCCCAACGTCGTCACCACCACCCTGGCCGGCAACGTGCGCGTCATGGCCGACCGCATCAACAACACCCTGCTCATCCACGCCAGCGCGGCCGAATACCAGCGCATCGCGGCCACCCTCAAGCGCCTGGACATCCAGCGCGCGCAGGTGCTCATCGAAGCCTCCATCGTCGAAGTCACCCTGGGCGACAACCTGCAATACGGCCTGCAATGGGCCTTCAACGGCGGCCTGGGCCGCTTCGACGGCCTCGGCGTGCTGGGCAACCCCAACCCCATCTCCAGCTCCAGCGCCACCCCCACCCCCACCGCCCAGACCAGCGACGCCTTCACCTACAGCCTCAGCAACGGCAGCAAGGTTGCCGCCGTGCTCACCGCCCTGGCCAAGAAATCGCTGGTCAAGGTCATGTCCAGCCCCTCGCTCATGGTGCTCGACAACCACACCGCCGCCTTCCAGGTGGGCGACCAGGTGCCCATCAACACCGGCACCACCCAGTCCGGCGCCGTCACCCCCTACCTCACCACCAACATCCAGTACAAGGACACCGGCGTCATGCTCGGCGTCACGCCCTCCGTCAGCGCGGGCGATTTGGTCACCCTCGACATCAACCAGATGGTCACCAACATCGGCCCCGACTCCAGCTCCGTCGCCACCGCCGGCTACCCCACCTTCATGCAGCGCCAGATCAACTCCAAGGTTGCCGTCCGCTCGGGCGAAACCCTGGTGCTCGGCGGCCTCATCAAGGACTCCAACTCCAACGGCAAGTCCGGCCTGCCCATCCTCTCGTCCATCCCCGTGCTGGGCGCGCTGTTTGGCCAGCACAAAAACAACACCGAGCGCACCGAGATGCTGGTCATCCTCACCCCGCGCGTGCTGCGCTCCGACGAAGACGCCCGCGCCGTCAGCCGCGAGCTGCGCGACCGCATGCAGGGCCTGCTGGGCAGCGGCGCCCTCGGTGCCGCGCTGCCCGCCGCCACCACCCAGCCCTGA
- the gspG gene encoding type II secretion system major pseudopilin GspG, whose amino-acid sequence MQAIIRRQFARAARGFTLIEMLVVIAIIALLAGLVGPAVMDRLGGAKTKTAGIQIADLDKALEIFKLDVGRYPTNAEGLQALVAKPASANGWNGPYLKGGLPADPWGNPYHYANPGPNGGLEILSLGADNAPGGEGENVDVRNKQ is encoded by the coding sequence ATGCAAGCCATCATCCGCCGCCAATTCGCCCGCGCCGCGCGCGGCTTCACCCTGATCGAGATGCTGGTGGTCATCGCCATCATCGCGCTGCTGGCCGGCCTGGTCGGCCCGGCCGTGATGGACCGCCTGGGCGGCGCCAAGACCAAGACGGCGGGCATCCAGATCGCCGACCTGGACAAGGCGCTCGAAATCTTCAAGCTCGACGTCGGTCGCTACCCCACCAACGCCGAGGGCCTGCAGGCCCTCGTCGCCAAGCCCGCCTCGGCCAATGGCTGGAACGGCCCCTACCTCAAGGGCGGCCTGCCCGCCGACCCCTGGGGCAACCCCTACCACTACGCCAACCCCGGCCCCAACGGCGGCCTCGAAATCCTGTCGCTGGGCGCCGACAACGCCCCCGGCGGCGAGGGCGAGAACGTCGACGTGCGCAACAAGCAGTAA